In a single window of the Porites lutea chromosome 14, jaPorLute2.1, whole genome shotgun sequence genome:
- the LOC140925090 gene encoding vesicular inhibitory amino acid transporter-like yields MTKETQSTGYRLLRSDPVLTDELEEPPESIQEELSTDDKAAATDKSPLWKAVVNLMSDIEGTGLLALPYVIAQSGLVAIAAMATLPFIAFYTGAILIDCLYEENDAGERVRVRSNYKQLGEACSPRFGGTIVSAIQLVELFLLASLYLVLFASLSKGIFPDLPLSDKVWMLLAAAVSLPTLFVKNLSQVAWMSLLSVIALMVAVVSVLAYGIAHEYSWAPREILVWNIDEVPVSLAIIIFSYICHPVLPGVEASMENKSKFRTMLALSYFFVAIVKVVFSVCAFLSFSSNIQDVIVNSLPVGVIRSLVNAFLLLNVIFSYPFCVITLRISLF; encoded by the coding sequence atgacaaaagaaaCTCAGTCTACCGGTTATCGTTTGCTTAGAAGTGACCCAGTCTTGACTGATGAGTTAGAAGAACCACCGGAATCAATCCAAGAAGAATTATCAACCGACGACAAAGCAGCTGCCACCGACAAATCTCCTTTGTGGAAAGCAGTAGTCAACTTAATGAGTGACATTGAGGGAACAGGCCTGCTCGCACTACCATATGTCATCGCTCAGAGTGGACTAGTGGCCATAGCAGCAATGGCAACCTTGCCATTTATCGCTTTCTACACTGGAGCAATCTTGATTGACTGCCTTTACGAAGAAAACGATGCTGGAGAAAGAGTTCGTGTCAGATCCAACTATAAACAACTGGGTGAAGCTTGCTCCCCTCGTTTTGGCGGTACCATAGTTTCCGCTATCCAGTTAGTAGAACTTTTTCTCCTGGCATCTTTGTACCTTGTATTGTTTGCCTCGCTTTCGAAAGGTATCTTTCCAGATTTGCCGCTGTCCGACAAAGTATGGATGCTTCTCGCAGCTGCGGTGAGTCTTCCAACTTTATTTGTGAAGAATCTATCGCAGGTTGCATGGATGAGTTTATTGAGTGTGATAGCTTTAAtggtagctgtagtttctgtttTAGCCTACGGAATAGCTCATGAATACTCATGGGCCCCAAGAGAAATCTTGGTGTGGAATATAGATGAAGTGCCCGTTTCGTTAGCAATTATTATCTTCAGTTATATATGCCACCCTGTTTTGCCAGGTGTTGAGGCAAGCATGGAAAACAAATCCAAATTTCGCACAATGCTTGCCCTTTCATACTTTTTCGTTGCTATCgtaaaagtggttttttcaGTGTGTGcatttttatctttcagttcTAATATCCAAGATGTTATCGTAAACAGCCTTCCTGTTGGAGTTATCCGTAGCCTTGTAAAcgcatttttacttttaaacgTAATTTTTTCATATCCTTTCTGTGTAATAACTTTGAGAATATCGCTATTTTAG